Within Macaca nemestrina isolate mMacNem1 chromosome X, mMacNem.hap1, whole genome shotgun sequence, the genomic segment CTGGCCTCCAATCCCCGTGGCACAGCTGGGGGCACAGCAGCTGCTCTCTCCCGAACCGTCTGTGCAAGCAGCTCCAGAGTGCCCCAGCCTGTGTGGGAGGAGCCGCTGGGAAGGAGACAGCAGCAGCCTTGGCCCAACTCTGCCTCCTTTCCTTCAGGTGTCACGACCCTAGGCACAGTGACAGGCACGGTCTCCACCAGCCTTGCCGGGGCAGGGGGCCACAGCACCAGTGCTTCCCTGGCCACGCCCATCACCACCTTGGGCACCATCGCCACCCTCTCAAGCCAGGTGATCAACCCCACTGCCATCACTGTGTCTGCCGCACAGACCACGCTGACAGCGGCAGGCGGGCTCACGACCCCAACCATCACCATGCAGGTAGGGCAGGGCCTGAGGGCACGTGTGGGCGAGGGACCCCACACAAGTGGAAGCACGTGAGGCTCACACCGTCCAGCCACAGGCCTTTCCTTCCTGGGGTTGCACTGCTGCCGGGCACAGCCATGGAGGGCCTTTCTTCACCTGGGGTATTTTTCTTGGTGTCACATGGTCCCTGTGTCATAGTCCGTGGTTTGGCCGTCATGGTTTGGCCATGCCTGGTGTTTGAACACCGAGTTCTTCCTCTCGCTGTGTTCTAGAGGACACTGCAGCTCGTCTGCATGTGTGTGCGGTGTTCTCTTCATATGTATTAAGGAAAACGGTGAAACGTTTGTTGTTGGCCTTTGAGCACTGAGGGAGATTTCCATTCTCTGACAAAGGACTTGACTCCAGCCAGGCTCCTGCCTTCCCACTTGCCCTGTCCCCACAGCCTCTTCCTCATCCTAGTTGCCTTTGAGGCAAAGTGGTGCCTCTTCCTTGGCGTCTGAGCAAGTCGGTGTCTTGGGGGCAGGGGCAAGTGGGTCTTACGTTTGCCAGGGCCATTGAGAAGTGGTCAGTGGTCCCAGCCTGTGCGGTGACAGTGCAGGACAGTGGGAGGGACAGGCAGACAGCCAGCTGTGGCACTAACTCTCTTCCTCGTGTGTCTCCCCAGCCCGTGTCCCAGCCCACCCAGGTAACTCTGATCACGGCACCCAGTGGGGTGGAGGCTCAGCCTGTGCACGACCTCCCTGTGTCCATTCTGGCCTCCCCGACTACAGAACAGCCCACTGCCACAGTCACCATTGCCGACTCAGGCCAGGGTGATGTGCAGCCTGGCACTGTCACCTTGGTGTGCTCCAACCCACCCTGTGAGACCCACGAGACTGGCACCACCAACACAGCCACCACCACTGTTGTGGCTAACCTTGGGGGACACCCCCAGCCCACCCAAGTGCAGTTCGTCTGTGACAGACAGGAGGCAGCTGCTTCTCTTGTGACCTCGACTGTGGGGCAGCAGAATGGTAGTGTGGTTCGAGTCTGCTCAAACCCACCCTGCGAGACCCATGAGACGGGCACCACCAACACCGCCACCACCGCCACCTCCAACATGGCCGGGCAGCATGGCTGCTCAAACCCACCCTGCGAGACCCATGAGACGGGCACCACCAACACTGCCACTACAGCCATGTCAAGTGTCGGCGCCAACCACCAGCGAGATGCCCGTCGGGCCTGTGCAGCCGGCACCCCTGCCGTGATCCGGATCAGTGTGGCCACTGGGGCGCTGGAGGCAGCTCAGGGCTCTAAGCCCCAGTGCCAAACCCGCCAGACCAGCACGACCAGCACCACCATGACTGTGATGGCCACCGGGGCCCCGTGCTCGGCCGGCCCACTCCTTGGGCCAAGCATGGCACGGGAACCTGGGGGCCGTGGCCCTGCTTTTGTGCAGTTGGCCCCTCTGAGTAGCAAAGTCAGGCTGAGCAGCCCAGGCAGCAAGGACCTGCCCGCGGGGCGCCACAGCCATGTGGCCAACACCACTGCCATGGCCCGTTCCAGCATGGGTGCTGGGGAGCCCCACACGGCACCTGCGTGCGAGAGCCTCCAGGGTGGCTCGCCTAGCACCACAGTGACTGTGACGGCCCTGGAGGCACTGCTGTGCCCCTCGGCCACCGTGACCCAAGTCTGCTCCAACCCACCATGTGAGACCCACGAGACAGGCACCACCAACACCGCCACTACCTCGAATGCAGGCAGCGCCCAGAGGGTGTGCTCCAACCCACCATGCGAAACCCACGAGACAGGCACCACCCACACGGCCACCACCGCCACTTCAAACGGGGGCACGGGCCAGCCTGAGGGTGGGCAACAGCCCCCTGCTGGTCACCCCTGTGAGACACACCAGACCACTTCCACCGGCACCACCATGTCAGTCAGCATGGGCGCCCTGCTTCCCGACGCCACTTCTTCCCACAGGACCCTGGAGTCTGGTCTGGAGGTGGCGGCGGCGCCCAGCGTCACCCCCCAGGCTGGCACCGCACTGCTGGCTCCTTTCCCAACGCAGAGGGTGTGCTCCAACCCCCCCTGTGAGACCCACGAGACGGGCACCACTCACACGGCCACCACTGTCACTTCCAACATGAGTTCAAACCAAGGTGAGTGAAGGCGGGTAGCTTGACTTTCATGGTGTCCCAGCCCCCCAGGCCGAGAGGCCAAGACAACGATGGCGGGGGTCCGTCCAGAGTCTACCAGTCGGGCTCCTTGGTGCCCAGTTTACCAGTGGGGTGGGCTGGGGCGTCCTGGCTATACCTGAAGCAGACGGAGGTCTCCAGGAGCCCGTCCTGCCCTCTCTGGCCCTCCCCTTGGTGGTAGAGGAAGTCCATGGTGGTCAAGCCAAGTGCAGGCCTGGGGGGTTTCTGCTGAGCAGCCGCCTGCCTGTCGCCCCCATAGACCCCCCACCCGCTGCCAGCGATCAGGGAGAGGTGGAGAGCACCCAGGGCGACAGCGTGAACATCACCAGCTCCAGTGCCATCACAACAACTGTGTCCTCCACACTGACGCGGGCTGTGACCACTGTGACGCAGTCCACGCCGGTCCCGGGCCCCTCCGTGCCGGTAAGAGCCCAGGGGGCCGttttcctccctgccttcctcaccTACGCCCATGCAGTTCCACACTTAGACACCAGATGTCGCTCTTGTACCAGGCATGGGGCCGCTCCTGGTCCCTTTTCCGGACCATAAAAGGGTAGCCTCGGTGCCTGCTGTGGCAGGAGGCAGGAGCCTCACCGTCCCCCACATCCCTGGGGCGCTTTTATTTCTGTGACTGGTTCCCATCGCGTGTCACTTCACCGCAGCCTGTATAAGACATGGTGGGGATCTGAGTGCCTATTTGTCCAGGCCAGGGTGACTGAGGACAGGTTAAACCTGACCAGGGGTCTCAAGGGCCTTTGTCCTCATGCTGCTCAGAGAACCACTGTTCCCTCCCTATTTAACATGGGCTCAAGCTAGCCCATCAAGAATGAAAACTTAGGCCCACAAGGAAAGGTGAAGGCTGGCTTGCTTCTCAGCCCTGCTGCCTGGCTCtggcccctctcctcccctctgaCAGGGGCTTCTCTCCCTTTCTAGAAGATTTCATCAATGACTGAGACTGCCCCAAGGGCTCTGACTACTGAAGTCCCCATCCCGGCCAAAATAACAGTGACCATAGCCAACACAGAAACTTCTGACATGCCCTTCTCTGCTGTTGACATCCTGCAGCCCCCAGAGGAACTCCAGGTGTCACCAGGGCCTCGCCAGCAGCTGCCACCACGGCAGCTTCTACAGTCGGCTTCCACAGCCCTGATGGGGGAGTCCACTGAGGTCCTGTCAGCCTCCCAGACCCCTGAGCTCCCAGCCGCCGTGGATCTGAGCAGCACAGGGGAGCCATCTTCGGGCCAGGAGTCTGCCAGCTCTGCGGTGGTGGCCACTGTGGTGGTCCAGCCACCCCCACCTGCGCAGTCTGAAGTAGACCAGTTATCACTTCCCCAAGAGTTAATGGCCGAGGCCCAAGCCGGCACCACCACCCTCATGGTAACGGGGCTCACCCCTGAGGAGCTGGCAGTGACTGCTGCTGCAGAAGCAGCCGCCCAGGCCGCAGCCACGGAGGAAGCCCAGGCCCTGGCCATCCAGGCGGTGCTCCAGGCCGCACAGCAGGCCGTCATGGGTGAGCACTGGTGCCACCTTGGGGGAGCAGTAGCCTATGGAGACATCCTGGGAAGAGGAGCCCATTTCCCTCGAGGGTGGCATGAGCCAGATGTGATGGGCAGGACAGGCACAGGGGACCCCAGGCAGACCAGGTAGTAGGGACTGCCATGAAAGACAGGCCGGCCGGGGTTAGCGCCCGGGAAACAGGCAGGGCCCCTCAGCCAGGGCTTAGTCTACAGTGGAGCACAGTGGGAGGTGGACAGGCTCTGGGGGCCTCCGCCCGGGCTGCCCGCTTGCGGCCAGCCTTCCTAGTGAGTAGTGTTTCTCTCCACCCTGGAGCAGGCACTGGCGAGCCTATGGACACCTCTGAGGCAGCAGCAACCGTGACGCAGGCAGAGCTGGGGCACCTGTCAGCCGAGGGTCAGGAGGGCCAGGCCACCACCATCCCTATTGTGCTGACACAGCAGGAGCTGGCTGCCCtggtgcagcagcagcagctacaggaggcccaggcccagcagcagcatcaccaccTCCCCACTGAGGCCCTGGCCCCTGCCGACAGTCTCAACGACCCGGCCATTGAGAGCAACTGCCTCAATGAGCTGGCCGGCACAGTCCCCAGCACTGTGGCGCTGCTGCCCTCAACGGCCACTGAGAGTAAGCGACTGAGGGCAAATTGGTGCTGGGGTGGTAGGGGCACCCAGGGAGGTGAGGGCAGGATGGGAGGCTCGGTCCCACTTGGGAGCCAGGTCTCCAGAGTCTTTCCTGCTGACACCTTCTTTCTTCTCAGGCCTGGCCCCATCCAACACATTTGTGGCCCCCCAGCCGGTTGTGGTGGCCAGCCCAGCCAAGCTGCAGGCTGCAGCTACCCTGACTGAAGTGGCCAATGGCATCGAGTCCCTGGGTGTGGTGAGTCGGGTGTGTTGGGGCTCCTGAGGCCAGGGCCTGGGGGGCAGCACTGCCTCTGGGTACTGAAGGCCTGATCTCGTCGCACCGATTCTGTCTTCCAGAAGCCGGACCTGCCACCCCCACCCAGCAAAGCCCCCATGAAGAAGGAGAACCAGTGGTTTGATGTAGGGGTCATTAAGGGCACCAATGTAATGGTGACACACTATTTCCTGCCACCAGATGATGCTGTCCCATCAGACGTAAGTGTCCCCAGGTGCTGATGTCCTCAGGTGGGTGAATCTTGACTCTACTGCCCTGAGCGGGGCTTACAGGAAACTCTTCCATCTTTGGGCCAAGCTGAGTAGCCAGGAAGCCTGAGGAAGGTGGGCAGAGACCATCCCCCCTGAAGCAGTAGGAAAGGAGAGCTTTGGTTCCTTCCCTCCAGTACCTGTGCACAGTCAGCCTTGCCACATCCCTCCTTGCTGTGAGGGGCCAGCCACCGCTGACCTCTTTTCCCTCTGGCCCGTAATCACCATGGACCTGCAACGTTCCTGGGGTGGCTCAGAACTGCCTTCTCCACAGTGGAGTTCATGCCACTCCTCTCTTCCCAGGATGATTCGGGCACCGTCCCCGACTATAACCAGCTGAAGAAGCAGGAGCTGCAGCCAGGCACAGCCTATAAGTTTCGTGTTGCTGGAATCAATGCCTGTGGCCGGGGGCCCTTCAGCGAAATCTCAGCCTTTAAGACGTGTCTGCCTGGTTTCCCAGGGGCCCCTTGTGCCATTAAAATCAGCAAAGTGAGTCTTGCCATCGGGTGGCCGTCTGTCCCTGGTTGGTTCCTGCACATGAGGTAGCCGGTGGGGGGGTAGGAGGGCTAGGTTTTGAGTCCCAGTTTGTCTTAGTCCTTCCACTTGGGGGAAGATCTCTTTGAAGCCCCTTGAACTACGACATGGAATATCTCTACTGTGTTAGAAAATGGTTTATGGGAACCATGATCAGTCAGTTATGGAAGCTTCTAGCCTGTTCTGTTGTTGACCTGACCCCCTGGGTTCTAGAGTCCGGACGGTGCTCACCTCACCTGGGAGCCACCCTCTGTGACCTCCGGCAAGATCATCGAGTACTCGGTGTACCTGGCCATCCAGAGCTCACAGGCTGGGGGCGAGCTCAAGAGCTCCACCCCGGCCCAGCTGGCCTTCATGCGGGTGTACTGCGggcccagcccctcctgcctGGTGCAGTCCTCCAGCCTCTCCAACGCCCACATCGACTATACCACCAAGCCCGCCATCATCTTCCGCATCGCCGCCCGCAATGAGAAGGGCTATGGCCCAGCCACACAAGTGAGGTGGCTGCAGGGTGAGTGTCCTTTGTGGGACTCCTCAGGCAGCTTCTAGGGAAGGCACAGGAAGCTGGGTGCAGCAGGAGGAACTGTCACCACCTGAGATCTCTTCCCATGTGCAGTGTCTCCCTGCTTCCTTTGGTGTGCACACAGCCCCCCATGGAGGCGGCCATCGAGTGGAGCAGGGGACCCAGCTCCGGGCCTGGAGGTGCAGGGGACACTGCCTCAGGATGTTTGAGGGGACAAGCAGTGAGAGAGCTGGTAGGAAAGTGTAGGTTTCCAGGCCTGAAAACAGCGTGTCCCACGTCCCTGGAGTGCAGCAGGTGAAGGATGGAGGCCAGCCTACCTCCTGTCAGGTCATGCGCCTGCTCCAGCTCCCCTGGGCTCTGGGACATGGGCGGACAGTGAGAGGTGgaagctgagctgagctgagtgGGTTTCTAACCTACGTCCAGAGGGGAGTGAGTGATGGTGTGTTCTGGCACCAAGAGGCTCTGTGGGTGGGCAGGGCACATGTGTTCCTTGCTCTTGTTCTGTCACAGTGCTGCTCacccatctctctctttccttccagaAACCAGTAAAGACAGCTCTGGCACCAAGCCGGCCAACAAGCGGCCCATGTCCTCTCCAGAAATGTAAGCAGGAAGCCCCTTTCAGGAACCTTCGAGGCTGGGGAGTGGAAATAGCTGGGCTCAGCCTCTCGTCAAATGACTGACTGGGGGCCCGTAACCGGCCCCACACCAGGCCCTGCACTGGCAGGGCCTCCAGTGGTGCGGGGCCCACACtaactttctctttcctttttctgccttCCAAGGAAATCTGCTCCAAAGAAATCTAAGGCCGACGGTCAGTGAGAGGAAGCTGACCAGCCCCTGGATTCTTCTCCAGAACCCCCTGCTTCAGGAACACCCGCCAGGGCCCACCCCTCCCGCCCCATCCCGGCATTCGCACTTCACCCTCGCGAGCCGCTGTTCActcctctcccctttctctttctctctgtttttaaaataatctaaagaAAGCACATTTTACCATTGCTGTtgggaggaagcagaggcagaTGGGAAAGCAGAGAGAGGAGCGCGCTTCCTTTCCTCCCTGCTGCTGCCCACCCTGGGGAGAGACCTTTGCGGGGAGGGAAGGCGGAGCTGAGGACAGCCAGCTCCGCCCTCCCAAGGCTGTGCGTTCCTGAGGGCCAGGTCTGGGGGCGGGCATGGAGTGAGGAAAGGCACTCCTCTTGGCCCTCCCCAGAGTGGCTTTCCCAGCACCCTGGCCTGGGTGTctggttctgttttcttttcttcccctgtgTTTCCAGTCACCTAACTTCCCTTCCTCAGGCTCCCCCGGCCCGTCCTGCTCAGTGACCCCACAGGAAGCTTACACATTGTCTCAGAGGCCTTTGTGCTCCCACCTCTTCTACCCTCCCCCTCTTCTTTCccgttttaaaaaagaaaagaaggaaaaagaaaaaaggggcaAGGAGCCCCACGGCGGCCTGGGCAGTGCCTGTGCAGACCTCCCTGCAGGCCACACTGCCAACTGCTgcatttgttgtgttttttaggTTGAAATTGGTGAAGTTCACACTTTCATTGTAATTTTAGCGTGTGGGGTTTTGTcccttttttcttgttgttagCTGTGTACAGAATgtgtaatcttttttcttttttttttgtttttttgttttttgttttgtttttgtttttttatttttttcttcttggctaATTCTTGGCAGGGATCTTTCTGGAGGAAAAGCTGGGGCCAGCCAGGGCAGGAGAGGTGTGAAATCTGCTACGTGGGGCCTGCTGTTTGCCACCCAGCCCAACTTCCTGTTGCTGGCCCCTGCCCTCTGCCCTTTTGCCTGTCCTCAGGCCGCTGGAACAAAGGAAGGACAGCTCATTCCTCATGGGCGATCACTCCGCATCTATAGGGTTGAGGCCGGGGGAGCTTGAGGGAGGGCTGGGGCCTCCTTGTCCTGGGTTCCCAGctctccccctgccccctccctgaGCACCACCGGCACCGCCTCCCACACAGGGCTGCTGCTTTCCACAGGCACTGCTCCACCTCCCCCAAATTGTCATGGAAAGGGTGGAGAATGGAGGGGAACCAGGCGTCCTTGGAGGCAGCCCAGGAGGGCAACTGTAATGTCACCCACAAGGGAGGCTAGGGCAGTGGAGCAGGCCGCCAGCAGCAGCTACCCAGGCCAGCCTCCATGGCTGGGGGATCTGTTGAGTTTTCTGCCCCCGACCCTGAACTTCCGTCAAGGAGCAAGGCTTGCCAGCAAGTCAGAAGGATTTAAACTGAGCAGCCAATCTTTCCAGCCCTCCCCCACCGACCTCTGCCTGGAGATGCAGCAGCCTGTGTCCTCCAGGACCTCTGGTTTGTTGTATTATAGTATATTTCGCTGTGGAAAATGTCACGTTTAGTCACCTTGGAGCCCACTCACCTGGTCCTGTTGTTTTACCCCATCCCTTCTCTTGCGCGCCTATTGATTTGTTTCTGAGGAGAGTACACCGTTCACTATTGTAGAGTAACTCCTGTGACTCAATATTACCATAGTGCGATGTCGTTTTGTGCTATTTTGAACAATTAAAAGACTTTTTTTGAAATAACCACTAGGTGTCTCACTGTGTCCCGGCATCCTCACAGGAGGCCTCAGCAGGAAGGCTGAGACCTGCCCTGGGCTCACGGGAGTCCCCTGGAGGGGAACCTGAGCTCTGGAGGGGAACCTGGTGAAAGTGTAGAAGGCCCCAGAGTGAGGCCCCTGCTGTGGCCTGCAGTCTTTGGACTACGTCGGACCAGGTTCCAGCAGGTTGCTTGGCAGCTGCCTTGCAGGGGGCAAGGGCCAAAGGATCCCTTGGGCAGCTGCTGCTGACTTCCTGTGTCTGGGGCCAgatgtccctccctccctcccctcctacACTAGAGGATAGGATGGGGCAAAGGCCTGGCAGGTCACCAGCGGCAGCCTCCTTGGGTGGGTTTGGGGGTAGGTGGGCTGAGTCAAGTACACCATGGGTACTGCAGAGGTGGATCCCTTCCTCTGGCTTCCTGTTACATGTGAGCCATGCCCCCAAGGGGAAGAAGCAGAGCTTATGATCCAGACTGACCACCTAGTGGCTGGGTCGGTGGGACAGCTGGGATCCTGTGGGCTGAATTTGTACCAGGAGGCCCAGAAAGCCCCGGGGCAAGGCGGCCGGAGCAGCATAGGCCTAGACGAGTCCAAGGGGAGTGACATCCCGCTTCTGGGGCCTGGTGCTCCTGGTGCACCTGTATTCCCTGCCCCCTCAAAGCCCCCCGCCTCCTGCCTTTGTTTCCCCCACACACCTCTACTGCCCAGTCTTCTTCAGAGCACCCAGGCACTCTGCTACCAGAAGCTCCCGGAGTAACAAAAGCCTCCGTGTCTCCACCTGTGGCATGGGTGTGTGTGCAAGGCCCTGTTGAATGCCACCTCTTCTGGGAAGCCTCTGTCATGTGGGGTGTGCTGTGTCATGTGGGGGCGGGGAAAGCAGACTGGCCAGGGCTTGACACCGGGAGCCGTGGCTCTGTCTTACCCACTGCAGCAACTGTGACCTGCCTTGGAGCCTAGCCTTGCAGAGGCCTAAGGAGAGGGGTGGGAAAGTGTCCTTTAGAGCAGAGTGGTAGGAGTCATGGCTGGGGCTGGTGGAGGCCAGGGGCCACATGGGGCTGGCCCCAGAACCGAGGGGCCTTTGGCAAATGACTTTTTGGGCGCTTTGCCTGGTGGGGGTGGTACAAGGGTTCTTCCCACCCCACTCCTGTAGCTGGCACCTGCGGGGATACCCACCCTCTGCCTTCCTTCAGCTCACCTGTCTCACCACGGCTGCATCACACTCCAGAAGGCAAGGGCCACATCAGCCATGCCTCTGGTGTTTATCTGAAAATACCGAGTTTCCGTCTGAGGGTACCACTCAgcctggggaggcaggagggaggctgGACATGAACATGACAGGCCTGTGAGCAGGGCAGGTAGATACTTTGTGCCCGGCTGGGCACAAAGCTCATCCCCTGAGCATGAGCCAAGGCCGAGGGTGGGTGCGAGCACACAGAGGATGCCTCCCCAGCTGCCAGGGGCGTCAGCCTCATTACCAAGCACCCCGAAGGGGAACTGTTTGGGGTTGGGTGGGTCAGCCTGCAGCAGGGACTGAGACAGTCACTGTGGCATCAAAGACCAGCAGTGCAGCACCACGCCCAAAGGCTGGAACCATTCTGTGGGCTGTTGGCCTGGAAGGTAGGGAACAGCTCAGCCCAGCTGCCTTGTAGCATCATCGGGTCAGTCATAGAGCTACAGACAGATTTGGGCAGCTGGAAAACAGGCCCAGAGAACGGGGGTGTGGGCTCACCTGCAGTTACTGTCTGGCCTTAGAGCTGTGTCACTTGTGTAAAGAAGTCAGTGCCGAggccgggtgcggaggctcacacctgtaatcccagcactttgggaggccgaggcaggtggatcacaaggtcaggaatttgagaccagcctggccaacatggtgaaaacctgtctctaccaaaaatacaaaaaaaaaaaaaaaaaaaaaaaaaaagccgggtgtgctggcaggcgcctgtaatcccagctactccagaggctgaggcaggagaattgcttaaacccaggaagcagaggttgcagtaagccaagattgtgccactgcactccagcctgggtgacagagcaagactccatctcagaaaaaagaagtcAGCGCCAATGGCTCCCCATTACTGACTGTTGAGGTAGTTGGTGACAAACTGATTCAAAAGAGAGAACTtgctaggctgggtgcggtggctcatgcctgtaatcccagcactttgggtggctgaggcaggaggatcgcttgagcttaggagttcgagaccagcctgggcaacattgcaaaaccctgtctccactaaaaatacaaaaattagccaggcgtggtggcacacaactgtggtcccagctactcaggaggctgaggtgggaggatcgcttgagcctggcaggtcgaggctgcagtgagctgcctgggcgacagaacactatctcaaaaaaaagaaagaaaaagaaaaagaaaaaaaaaagcttgcctCTTGTCTACCCTATGTGGTGACAGGTCAGAGGGACCTGCATTCAGGCCCACTAGCTGTTCCCTGTCCTGCTGCACCCCTGCCCTACAGGCTTGGTAGGGCCAAGGCCCTCAGCCGCCCTGCCTGGGCCCCTGACACATTAGGGGGCACATTAGAAGGGCACATTAGGGCCCCTCTCCGGGCTCCCTTAAAGGTAGCTGGTGTAGGGCGGGGTGGGTGGCAGCCCCGTTTCCCCTTCCCCCTCATCCCAGACCGTCCGGCCATCCCAGCTTTTCCCACCAAGCAGGATCTTGAGACCAGGGCACCCAGCAGGGGCCCTGGCGGGACTGGCCCATTCTAGGGGAGGGTCGCGTCAGGAACAAGCGCGGAGGCGGGGCCTCAAAGCCCCGCCCCCAGGCCCAGCGGAACCTGAAGAGGAGGGGGTGGGTGAGCCGGGCGCGGCTCTGTCAGCTGAGTGACAGTCACGGGACCGCGACCAACTCTGTCTGGCTTCctagaggagagggagggatgagCAAGGGTCTCCGAGCGCGGCAGACCAGTGGTGGGGTGCGTGCAGGGAGTCCTGCCTTGGAGGGTCCCGGGGATGGTGACGTCTGAAGCCCCGTGCAGAGGGGGGGATCCCCGAGGGCTGGTTCCCGAGGCTGGGGGGCCTAGGTCCCATGCGGGGGCTGCGCCTTCAAGCCCCAGTTCCCCTAGGACATGGAGAAAGAGCGAGAGACTCTGCAGGCCTGGAAGGAGCGCGTGGCGCAGGAGCTGGACCGTGTAGTGGCGTTCTGGATGGAGCACTCCCACGACCAGGAGCACGGGTACTCGGCAGCTTCTGGAGTCCTCGGCAGGGTTTTTGCCCTTCCTGAGGCCCCTCCTTACTCTCAGGCACCTCACAGATTTGCTGACCCCGGAGGGGCAGGAGGGGCTGGCAAGGCCCCTTCCAGACTTTGCTAATCCCGCGTTCCCACAGGGGCTTCTTCACGTGCCTTGGCCGCGAGGGACGGGTGTATGATGACCTCAAGTACGTGTGGCTGCAGGGGAGGCAGGTACGGTGTTCCCAGCCTGGAAGCTTCAGGCACACGGCCCATCGCCTCAAAGgtctccccacctcaccccagcCGGCCGCTTAGGCCACGTTCCCTCCCGTACCCCGCAGGTGTGGATGTATTGTCGCCTGTACCGCACTTTCCAGCGCTTCCACCACTCTCAGCTTctgaatgcagcaaaagcaggtGCTCCCTTCCTGCCCATCTCCCAGTGACTCTGTCCATGTTTACTCAACAGGGCACATGTGCGGAGTTCCTAGAGGGGTCTAGAAGCAGGAATGGATTGGGGAGGCTCAAGGGTGGTGTGTGGGGGGCGTCCTGGCCTTACTCCTGGCATGCCAACCCCCCAACCTCCAGGTGGTGAGTTCTTGCTGCGTTATGCCCGGCTGGCACCTCCTGGCAAGAAGTGTGCCTTTGTGCTGACTCGGGACGGCCGTCCGGTCAAGGTGCAGCGGACCATCTTCAGCGAGTGTTTCTACACCATGGCCATGAACGAGCTGTGGAGGGCCACAGGGGAAGTACGGTACCAGGTGTGTGAGAGGACGGTGCCCCTGAAGaccccaccctgggaccctgccaTGGCCACCTGATGCATTCCCACTCACTACGCAAGTCCACTGCCATGGACCCATCTGTGGGCCAAGTCCCCTTCACCTCTGAACGCTCCCTTACCCCCACAGGGGCGCAGACAGAGAGGGCCCTATCCACGCCCTGCCCCCAGCTGGGAAGaggcccctccctcctccctgggcTCCCTGTGCTTCCAGACCTTGACCCCACAGCCTGGAAGGGACTGCACCCCCAGACTGGGAGCCCCCAAGGCAGAGTGGGCGGATCTGCCTGGTCCCTACTGGACGCCGGGTGCCAGGCCCCAAGTAGGCCCTGGGTGAACGTGTCTCAGGTTCAGGAGAGGAACTGACTCTCTCATCCCAAGGCTGTGTCCTGGGGGATGGGACAGGATGTAGCCTCAGCCTGGGCCTCCCCTCGCCTCCTGAACTCCCAGACGGAAGCCGTGGAGATGATGGATCAGATTGTCCACTGGGTGCGGGAGGACGCGTCGGGACTGGGCCGGCCCCAGCTCCAGGGGGCCCCGACTGCGGAGCCCATGGCGGTGCCCATGATGCTGCTGAACCTGGTAGAGCAGCTTGGGGAGGCAGATGAGGAGCTGGCAGGCAAATACACAGAGCTGGGGGACTGGTGCGCCCAGAGGATTCTGCAGCACGTGCAGGTGGGGGATGCCTGGGGAGCTGGGGTGGTGGGAGGTCCTCCACTCCCCCACTCCCCTGGGTGCCCTGGGGCTTGACACACCTGGAGAGACAGAGATTCGGGGAGGTCCCCACCTGGG encodes:
- the LOC105467312 gene encoding host cell factor 1 isoform X1, which produces MASAVSPANSPAVLLQPRWKRVVGWSGPVPRPRHGHRAVAIKELIVVFGGGNEGIVDELHVYNTATNQWFIPAVRGDIPPGCAAYGFVCDGTRLLVFGGMVEYGKYSNDLYELQASRWEWKRLKAKTPKNGPPPCPRLGHSFSLVGNKCYLFGGLANDSEDPKNNIPRYLNDLYILELRPGSGVVAWDIPITYGVLPPPRESHTAVVYTEKDNKKSKLVIYGGMSGCRLGDLWTLDIDTLTWNKPSLSGVAPLPRSLHSATTIGNKMYVFGGWVPLVMDDVKVATHEKEWKCTNTLACLNLDTMAWETILMDTLEDNIPRARAGHCAVAINTRLYIWSGRDGYRKAWNNQVCCKDLWYLETEKPPPPARVQLVRANTNSLEVSWGAVATADSYLLQLQKYDIPATAATATSPTPNPVPSVPANPPKSPAPAAAAPAVQPLTQVGITLLPQAAPAPPTTTTIQVLPTVPGSSISVPTAARTQGVPAVLKVTGPQATTGTPLVTMRPTSQAGKAPVTVTSLPAGVRMVVPTQSAQGTVIGSSPQMSGMAALAAAAAATQKIPPSSAPTVLSVPAGTTIVKTMAVTPGTTTLPATVKVASSPVMVSNPATRMLKTAAAQVGTSVSSATNTSTRPIITVHKSGTVTVAQQAQVVTTVVGGVTKTITLVKSPISVPGGSALISNLGKVMSVVQTKPVQTSAVTGQASTGPVTQIIQTKGPLPAGTILKLVTSADGKPTTIITTTQASGAGTKPTILGISSVSPSTTKPGTTTIIKTIPMSAIITQAGATGVTSSPGIKSPITIITTKVMTSGTGAPAKIITAVPKIATGHGQQGVTQVVLKGAPGQPGTILRTVPMGGVRLVTPVTVSAVKPAVTTLVVKGTTGVTTLGTVTGTVSTSLAGAGGHSTSASLATPITTLGTIATLSSQVINPTAITVSAAQTTLTAAGGLTTPTITMQPVSQPTQVTLITAPSGVEAQPVHDLPVSILASPTTEQPTATVTIADSGQGDVQPGTVTLVCSNPPCETHETGTTNTATTTVVANLGGHPQPTQVQFVCDRQEAAASLVTSTVGQQNGSVVRVCSNPPCETHETGTTNTATTATSNMAGQHGCSNPPCETHETGTTNTATTAMSSVGANHQRDARRACAAGTPAVIRISVATGALEAAQGSKPQCQTRQTSTTSTTMTVMATGAPCSAGPLLGPSMAREPGGRGPAFVQLAPLSSKVRLSSPGSKDLPAGRHSHVANTTAMARSSMGAGEPHTAPACESLQGGSPSTTVTVTALEALLCPSATVTQVCSNPPCETHETGTTNTATTSNAGSAQRVCSNPPCETHETGTTHTATTATSNGGTGQPEGGQQPPAGHPCETHQTTSTGTTMSVSMGALLPDATSSHRTLESGLEVAAAPSVTPQAGTALLAPFPTQRVCSNPPCETHETGTTHTATTVTSNMSSNQDPPPAASDQGEVESTQGDSVNITSSSAITTTVSSTLTRAVTTVTQSTPVPGPSVPKISSMTETAPRALTTEVPIPAKITVTIANTETSDMPFSAVDILQPPEELQVSPGPRQQLPPRQLLQSASTALMGESTEVLSASQTPELPAAVDLSSTGEPSSGQESASSAVVATVVVQPPPPAQSEVDQLSLPQELMAEAQAGTTTLMVTGLTPEELAVTAAAEAAAQAAATEEAQALAIQAVLQAAQQAVMAGTGEPMDTSEAAATVTQAELGHLSAEGQEGQATTIPIVLTQQELAALVQQQQLQEAQAQQQHHHLPTEALAPADSLNDPAIESNCLNELAGTVPSTVALLPSTATESLAPSNTFVAPQPVVVASPAKLQAAATLTEVANGIESLGVVSRKPDLPPPPSKAPMKKENQWFDVGVIKGTNVMVTHYFLPPDDAVPSDDDSGTVPDYNQLKKQELQPGTAYKFRVAGINACGRGPFSEISAFKTCLPGFPGAPCAIKISKSPDGAHLTWEPPSVTSGKIIEYSVYLAIQSSQAGGELKSSTPAQLAFMRVYCGPSPSCLVQSSSLSNAHIDYTTKPAIIFRIAARNEKGYGPATQVRWLQETSKDSSGTKPANKRPMSSPEMKSAPKKSKADGQ